The following coding sequences are from one Panicum hallii strain FIL2 chromosome 5, PHallii_v3.1, whole genome shotgun sequence window:
- the LOC112892572 gene encoding probable histone acetyltransferase HAC-like 3 isoform X1: protein MMTQTLQGKVMASNMPGSFSIRQQMSPSDFEMLQPDNMDQSTSPIRSIIIQKIATSLKKREQFAKVSPDYLLKVSRNIDEVLYRSAPKVNYMDLNTLEVRVNSLLSSVSNRNRRGSGISSAASSTKNLQQLPGIQMADSSVYHDIVAPAFANLPACARDVPTHTIFTSQRYVPHNCNVAAANFPQLESFRSTIVAPCVPALPKCSSGLGEIASAGLPNGHVKDHCPGDAHPDDSPISSMSGSSSPLSAVFDPTTSSSAMIRPSVDSVSKSTGQKLSAGSDVYSTNEGQSFQQYREYEKELDGAWSLPVEQSIPSNNTTERHEIYLKEECHLDRCMEMEEKYWRASDCEDLCRDKYSNLSSPCAQHQCFMTECDPCDPERERVERSEQTSNSTISKPTSTVSDESYGKRPAKRLKADVPSLANENQAETAKEQKPVVKENHGCGETVQSEITELPNKSPHSSLGDINTDTDNTLEQVSEDVHNMEIVAEEGLYCVKGDIEMKESKTVALDQTVSGVNVTSRRKRGASILYALTAEELRDHMSSLINQHTCLSKVTSQEIQVIEGLPDQNTCSLCGMERLLFEPPPRFCALCFKIINSTGCYYAEVENEKDKTSICSKCHHLSSSRAKYVKKYNYAETDAEAEWWVQCDKCKAWQHEICALFNRKCEGAKDEYTCAKCFLKEKDSGDIHALESSTVLGARELPRTKLSDHIEQRLSERLEQDRQQRARASGKGAEEVPRVEGLTVRVVSSADRVLQVQPRFHEFFKQEEYPGEFPYKSKAILLFQKIEGVDVCLFAMYVQEYGSDCPSPNQRHVYLAYIDSVKYFRPEIKSASGEALRTFVYHEILIGYLDYCKKRGFVSCSIWTCPSTKRDDYVLYCHPTVQKMPKSDKLRSWYQNLIKKAVKEGVVVERNTLSDFFLQPTNECKANISAACLPYCENDFWPGEAERLLEKKNDKTSQKKETQVGRLLRVAKRDERKGNLEDILLVHKLGERMRTMKEDFIMLCLQQFCKHCHQPIVSGRSWVCTSCKNFHLCDKCHAEEQNTAQKDRHPATTKQKHAFQRIEVEPLPETDDGDPTMESKYFDSRIDFLKHCQDNQFQFDTLRRAKHSTMMILYYLHNSTCSACHRAVDQCLVWRCLECLGCTFCDPCYKQNGENLHIHELRQIDTSKTMQKNTIQQDYIKCLVHASRCFDPCNCTLQVCLTLKKLFFHGVRCDIRARNQGGCNKCVFMWKLLLYHSKHCNDEDCKVPRCRDIKAYVAEKVKLAGPVL, encoded by the exons ATGATGACTCAGACCCTGCAAGGGAAAGTTATGGCCTCCAATATGCCGGGCAGCTTTTCTATTCGGCAACAGATGTCACCGAGTGATTTTGAAATGCTTCAGCCGGATAACATGGATCAGTCTACCTCTCCGATTCGCAGCATTATCATTCAAAAAAT TGCAACTAGCCTGAAAAAGAGGGAACAATTTGCTAAAGTCAGTCCAGATTACCTTCTGAAAGTTTCAAGAAATATTGACGAAGTACTCTACAGAAGTGCTCCAAAG GTTAATTACATGGATCTCAACACTCTAGAAGTTAGGGTGAATTCTTTGCTCAGTTCTGTATCGAATAGAAACCGCAGAGGTTCGGGGATATCTTCAGCAGCTTCATCGACAAAGAATTTACAGCAGCTGCCTGGAATACAGATGGCAGACTCTAGTGTATATCATGATATAGTTGCCCCTGCATTTGCTAATTTGCCTGCATGTGCAAGAGATGTGCCTACACATACTATATTTACTTCTCAGA GATATGTACCACATAATTGCAATGTGGCAGCTGCTAATTTTCCTCAGCTTGAAAGCTTTAGGAGCACCATAGTTGCTCCATGTGTGCCAGCACTTCCAAAATGTAGTTCAGGCCTTGGTGAGATTGCCAGTGCTGGATTGCCAAATGGCCATGTAAAGGACCATTGTCCAG GTGATGCTCATCCTGATGATAGTCCAATATCATCTATGTCTGGGAGTTCCAGCCCTTTATCAGCCGTGTTTGATCCAACCACAAGTTCCAGTGCAATGATAAGACCGTCAGTTGACTCTGTCTCTAAATCAACCGGACAAAAACTTTCTGCAGGTTCTGATGTATATTCCACCAATGAAGGACAATCATTTCAACAATACAGAGAATATGAGAAAGAGTTAGATGGTGCATGGAGCCTGCCAGTAGAGCAGTCAATCCCATCAAATAACACAACCGAAAGACATGAAATATATCTCAAAGAAGAATGCCATCTTGACAGATGCATGGAAATGGAAGAAAAATATTGGCGCGCGTCGGACTGTGAGGATTTGTGCAGGGACAAATACTCAAATTTAAGCAGCCCCTGTGCCCAGCACCAGTGTTTCATGACAGAATGTGATCCTTGTGACCCTGAGAGAGAAAGAGTTGAGAGATCTGAGCAGACATCAAATAGCACAATATCAAAGCCAACTTCTACTGTTTCAGATGAATCTTATGGCAAGCGTCCAGCAAAACGCCTGAAGGCTGATGTCCCCAGTCTTGCCAATGAGAATCAAGCAGAGACCGCAAAGGAGCAAAAGCCTGTTGTGAAGGAGAATCATGGATGTGGTGAAACAGTACAATCAGAAATCACTGAATTACCAAACAAGTCACCTCACAGTTCCTTGGGTGACATTAATACCGACACTGATAATACGCTAGAGCAGGTTAGTGAAGATGTACATAACATGGAGATTGTTGCAGAAGAAGGATTGTACTGTGTAAAGGGTGACATTGAGATGAAAGAATCTAAGACTGTTGCATTGGATCAGACAGTGAGTGGGGTCAATGTAACTTCGAGGAGAAAACGAGGGGCTTCTATACTTTATGCATTAACTGCTGAGGAGCTTAGAGATCACATGAGTAGTCTAATAAACCAGCATACTTGTCTG AGCAAGGTGACATCTCAAGAAATCCAAGTAATTGAAGGCTTGCCTGATCAGAATACATGCAGTTTGTGTGGGATGGAGAGGCTTCTTTTTGAACCACCTCCAAGATTTTGCGCTCTCTGTTTCAAAATAATAAATTCTACAGGGTGCTATTATGCTGAAGTTGAAAATGAAAAGGATAAAACTTCTATTTGTAGCAAATGCCACCATCTAAGCAGTTCCAGAGCTAAATATGTGAAGAAATACAATTATGCTGAAACAGATGCTGAGGCTGAATGG TGGGTCCAGTGTGACAAGTGCAAAGCTTGGCAGCATGAAATCTGTGCTCTTTTTAACAGAAAATGTGAAGGGGCGAAGGATGAATATActtgtgcaaaatgttttttGAAGGAAAAAGATAGTGGAGACATTCATGCACTGGAGTCATCTACTGTTCTCGGAGCACGGGAGTTACCAAGGACTAAACTAAGTGATCATATTGAGCAAAGGCTTTCTGAGAGACTTGAGCAGGACAGGCAACAGAGGGCAAGGGCCTCAGGAAAAGGTGCTGAAGAG GTACCACGAGTTGAAGGTCTTACAGTTAGAGTAGTATCTTCAGCTGACAGAGTACTGCAAGTCCAACCACGTTTTCATGAATTTTTTAAACAAGAAGAGTATCCTGGGGAATTTCCATACAAATCAAAG GCAATTCTCTTGTTTCAAAAGATTGAAGGTGTGGATGTTTGCCTGTTCGCCATGTATGTACAGGAGTACGGTTCAGATTGCCCATCACCAAATCAAAGGCATGTTTATCTTGCATATATTGATTCTGTCAAGTACTTCAGGCCTGAAATCAAATCTGCAAGTGGGGAAGCTCTCCGTACCTTTGTGTATCATGAAATTTTG ATTGGTTATCTGGACTACTGTAAGAAACGAGGATTCGTAAGTTGTTCCATATGGACTTGCCCATCTACGAAGCGTGATGATTATGTTTTATATTGTCATCCAACAGTACAAAAGATGCCCAAGTCGGACAAGCTTCGAAGCTG GTATCAAAACTTGATCAAGAAGGCTGTTAAGGAGGGTGTAGTTGTGGAGCGCAATACACTCTCTGACTTTTTCCTTCAGCCTACCAATGAATGCAAGGCCAATATCTCAGCAGCATGCTTGCCATACTGTGAGAATGACTTCTGGCCTGGAGAAGCAGAGAGGCTCCTTGagaagaaaaatgataaaacctCACAGAAGAAAGAGACACAAGTAGGAAGGCTCTTACGTGTTGCCAAACGTGACGAAAGAAAAGGAAACCTTGAGGATATATTACTTGTGCACAAg CTTGGAGAAAGGATGCGCACCATGAAAGAAGACTTCATTATGCTTTGTCTGCAGCAGTTTTGCAAACACTGTCACCAACCTATTGTATCTGGCAGAAGTTGGGTTTGCACCAGCTGTAAAAATTTCCATCTTTGTGACAA GTGTCATGCAGAGGAGCAGAATACAGCACAGAAGGACAGGCATCCAGCCACAACAAAACAGAAGCATGCGTTTCAAAGG ATAGAGGTAGAACCTCTTCCGGAGACTGACGATGGAGATCCAACAATGGAAAGCAAGTATTTTGACAGCAGAATAGATTTCTTGAAGCACTGTCAAGATAATCAATTCCAATTTGATACCCTCCGGCGGGCAAAACATTCTACAATGATGATTCTTTATTATCTACATAATTCAACTTGTTCTGCTTGCCATCGTGCTGTGGATCAATGCTTGGTGTGGCGGTGCCTAGAGTGCCTAGGCTGCACCTTTTGTGATCCATGCTACAAACAAAATGGTGAAAATTTGCATATTCATGAATTAAGACAGATTGACACTAGCAAAACAATGCAGAAGAATACTATACAG CAGGACTACATCAAATGCCTCGTGCATGCATCGAGATGCTTCGATCCTTGTAACTGCACTCTTCAAGTTTGTTTAACCTTGAAGAAATTGTTCTTCCATGGTGTACGATGTGATATCCGCGCCCGCAATCAGGGAGGTTGCAATAAGTGTGTCTTCATGTGGAAACTTCTGCTATACCACTCAAAACATTGCAATGACGAAGACTGTAAGGTTCCCAGATGCAG GGATATAAAAGCATATGTGGCTGAGAAGGTGAAGCTTGCTGGTCCTGTGTTGTAG
- the LOC112892572 gene encoding probable histone acetyltransferase HAC-like 3 isoform X2, whose translation MMTQTLQGKVMASNMPGSFSIRQQMSPSDFEMLQPDNMDQSTSPIRSIIIQKIATSLKKREQFAKVSPDYLLKVSRNIDEVLYRSAPKVNYMDLNTLEVRVNSLLSSVSNRNRRGSGISSAASSTKNLQQLPGIQMADSSVYHDIVAPAFANLPACARDVPTHTIFTSQRYVPHNCNVAAANFPQLESFRSTIVAPCVPALPKCSSGLGEIASAGLPNGHVKDHCPGDAHPDDSPISSMSGSSSPLSAVFDPTTSSSAMIRPSVDSVSKSTGQKLSAGSDVYSTNEGQSFQQYREYEKELDGAWSLPVEQSIPSNNTTERHEIYLKEECHLDRCMEMEEKYWRASDCEDLCRDKYSNLSSPCAQHQCFMTECDPCDPERERVERSEQTSNSTISKPTSTVSDESYGKRPAKRLKADVPSLANENQAETAKEQKPVVKENHGCGETVQSEITELPNKSPHSSLGDINTDTDNTLEQVSEDVHNMEIVAEEGLYCVKGDIEMKESKTVALDQTVSGVNVTSRRKRGASILYALTAEELRDHMSSLINQHTCLSKVTSQEIQVIEGLPDQNTCSLCGMERLLFEPPPRFCALCFKIINSTGCYYAEVENEKDKTSICSKCHHLSSSRAKYVKKYNYAETDAEAEWWVQCDKCKAWQHEICALFNRKCEGAKDEYTCAKCFLKEKDSGDIHALESSTVLGARELPRTKLSDHIEQRLSERLEQDRQQRARASGKGAEEVPRVEGLTVRVVSSADRVLQVQPRFHEFFKQEEYPGEFPYKSKAILLFQKIEGVDVCLFAMYVQEYGSDCPSPNQRHVYLAYIDSVKYFRPEIKSASGEALRTFVYHEILIGYLDYCKKRGFVSCSIWTCPSTKRDDYVLYCHPTVQKMPKSDKLRSWYQNLIKKAVKEGVVVERNTLSDFFLQPTNECKANISAACLPYCENDFWPGEAERLLEKKNDKTSQKKETQVGRLLRVAKRDERKGNLEDILLVHKLGERMRTMKEDFIMLCLQQFCKHCHQPIVSGRSWVCTSCKNFHLCDKCHAEEQNTAQKDRHPATTKQKHAFQRIEVEPLPETDDGDPTMESKYFDSRIDFLKHCQDNQFQFDTLRRAKHSTMMILYYLHNSTCSACHRAVDQCLVWRCLECLGCTFCDPCYKQNGENLHIHELRQIDTSKTMQKNTIQDYIKCLVHASRCFDPCNCTLQVCLTLKKLFFHGVRCDIRARNQGGCNKCVFMWKLLLYHSKHCNDEDCKVPRCRDIKAYVAEKVKLAGPVL comes from the exons ATGATGACTCAGACCCTGCAAGGGAAAGTTATGGCCTCCAATATGCCGGGCAGCTTTTCTATTCGGCAACAGATGTCACCGAGTGATTTTGAAATGCTTCAGCCGGATAACATGGATCAGTCTACCTCTCCGATTCGCAGCATTATCATTCAAAAAAT TGCAACTAGCCTGAAAAAGAGGGAACAATTTGCTAAAGTCAGTCCAGATTACCTTCTGAAAGTTTCAAGAAATATTGACGAAGTACTCTACAGAAGTGCTCCAAAG GTTAATTACATGGATCTCAACACTCTAGAAGTTAGGGTGAATTCTTTGCTCAGTTCTGTATCGAATAGAAACCGCAGAGGTTCGGGGATATCTTCAGCAGCTTCATCGACAAAGAATTTACAGCAGCTGCCTGGAATACAGATGGCAGACTCTAGTGTATATCATGATATAGTTGCCCCTGCATTTGCTAATTTGCCTGCATGTGCAAGAGATGTGCCTACACATACTATATTTACTTCTCAGA GATATGTACCACATAATTGCAATGTGGCAGCTGCTAATTTTCCTCAGCTTGAAAGCTTTAGGAGCACCATAGTTGCTCCATGTGTGCCAGCACTTCCAAAATGTAGTTCAGGCCTTGGTGAGATTGCCAGTGCTGGATTGCCAAATGGCCATGTAAAGGACCATTGTCCAG GTGATGCTCATCCTGATGATAGTCCAATATCATCTATGTCTGGGAGTTCCAGCCCTTTATCAGCCGTGTTTGATCCAACCACAAGTTCCAGTGCAATGATAAGACCGTCAGTTGACTCTGTCTCTAAATCAACCGGACAAAAACTTTCTGCAGGTTCTGATGTATATTCCACCAATGAAGGACAATCATTTCAACAATACAGAGAATATGAGAAAGAGTTAGATGGTGCATGGAGCCTGCCAGTAGAGCAGTCAATCCCATCAAATAACACAACCGAAAGACATGAAATATATCTCAAAGAAGAATGCCATCTTGACAGATGCATGGAAATGGAAGAAAAATATTGGCGCGCGTCGGACTGTGAGGATTTGTGCAGGGACAAATACTCAAATTTAAGCAGCCCCTGTGCCCAGCACCAGTGTTTCATGACAGAATGTGATCCTTGTGACCCTGAGAGAGAAAGAGTTGAGAGATCTGAGCAGACATCAAATAGCACAATATCAAAGCCAACTTCTACTGTTTCAGATGAATCTTATGGCAAGCGTCCAGCAAAACGCCTGAAGGCTGATGTCCCCAGTCTTGCCAATGAGAATCAAGCAGAGACCGCAAAGGAGCAAAAGCCTGTTGTGAAGGAGAATCATGGATGTGGTGAAACAGTACAATCAGAAATCACTGAATTACCAAACAAGTCACCTCACAGTTCCTTGGGTGACATTAATACCGACACTGATAATACGCTAGAGCAGGTTAGTGAAGATGTACATAACATGGAGATTGTTGCAGAAGAAGGATTGTACTGTGTAAAGGGTGACATTGAGATGAAAGAATCTAAGACTGTTGCATTGGATCAGACAGTGAGTGGGGTCAATGTAACTTCGAGGAGAAAACGAGGGGCTTCTATACTTTATGCATTAACTGCTGAGGAGCTTAGAGATCACATGAGTAGTCTAATAAACCAGCATACTTGTCTG AGCAAGGTGACATCTCAAGAAATCCAAGTAATTGAAGGCTTGCCTGATCAGAATACATGCAGTTTGTGTGGGATGGAGAGGCTTCTTTTTGAACCACCTCCAAGATTTTGCGCTCTCTGTTTCAAAATAATAAATTCTACAGGGTGCTATTATGCTGAAGTTGAAAATGAAAAGGATAAAACTTCTATTTGTAGCAAATGCCACCATCTAAGCAGTTCCAGAGCTAAATATGTGAAGAAATACAATTATGCTGAAACAGATGCTGAGGCTGAATGG TGGGTCCAGTGTGACAAGTGCAAAGCTTGGCAGCATGAAATCTGTGCTCTTTTTAACAGAAAATGTGAAGGGGCGAAGGATGAATATActtgtgcaaaatgttttttGAAGGAAAAAGATAGTGGAGACATTCATGCACTGGAGTCATCTACTGTTCTCGGAGCACGGGAGTTACCAAGGACTAAACTAAGTGATCATATTGAGCAAAGGCTTTCTGAGAGACTTGAGCAGGACAGGCAACAGAGGGCAAGGGCCTCAGGAAAAGGTGCTGAAGAG GTACCACGAGTTGAAGGTCTTACAGTTAGAGTAGTATCTTCAGCTGACAGAGTACTGCAAGTCCAACCACGTTTTCATGAATTTTTTAAACAAGAAGAGTATCCTGGGGAATTTCCATACAAATCAAAG GCAATTCTCTTGTTTCAAAAGATTGAAGGTGTGGATGTTTGCCTGTTCGCCATGTATGTACAGGAGTACGGTTCAGATTGCCCATCACCAAATCAAAGGCATGTTTATCTTGCATATATTGATTCTGTCAAGTACTTCAGGCCTGAAATCAAATCTGCAAGTGGGGAAGCTCTCCGTACCTTTGTGTATCATGAAATTTTG ATTGGTTATCTGGACTACTGTAAGAAACGAGGATTCGTAAGTTGTTCCATATGGACTTGCCCATCTACGAAGCGTGATGATTATGTTTTATATTGTCATCCAACAGTACAAAAGATGCCCAAGTCGGACAAGCTTCGAAGCTG GTATCAAAACTTGATCAAGAAGGCTGTTAAGGAGGGTGTAGTTGTGGAGCGCAATACACTCTCTGACTTTTTCCTTCAGCCTACCAATGAATGCAAGGCCAATATCTCAGCAGCATGCTTGCCATACTGTGAGAATGACTTCTGGCCTGGAGAAGCAGAGAGGCTCCTTGagaagaaaaatgataaaacctCACAGAAGAAAGAGACACAAGTAGGAAGGCTCTTACGTGTTGCCAAACGTGACGAAAGAAAAGGAAACCTTGAGGATATATTACTTGTGCACAAg CTTGGAGAAAGGATGCGCACCATGAAAGAAGACTTCATTATGCTTTGTCTGCAGCAGTTTTGCAAACACTGTCACCAACCTATTGTATCTGGCAGAAGTTGGGTTTGCACCAGCTGTAAAAATTTCCATCTTTGTGACAA GTGTCATGCAGAGGAGCAGAATACAGCACAGAAGGACAGGCATCCAGCCACAACAAAACAGAAGCATGCGTTTCAAAGG ATAGAGGTAGAACCTCTTCCGGAGACTGACGATGGAGATCCAACAATGGAAAGCAAGTATTTTGACAGCAGAATAGATTTCTTGAAGCACTGTCAAGATAATCAATTCCAATTTGATACCCTCCGGCGGGCAAAACATTCTACAATGATGATTCTTTATTATCTACATAATTCAACTTGTTCTGCTTGCCATCGTGCTGTGGATCAATGCTTGGTGTGGCGGTGCCTAGAGTGCCTAGGCTGCACCTTTTGTGATCCATGCTACAAACAAAATGGTGAAAATTTGCATATTCATGAATTAAGACAGATTGACACTAGCAAAACAATGCAGAAGAATACTATACAG GACTACATCAAATGCCTCGTGCATGCATCGAGATGCTTCGATCCTTGTAACTGCACTCTTCAAGTTTGTTTAACCTTGAAGAAATTGTTCTTCCATGGTGTACGATGTGATATCCGCGCCCGCAATCAGGGAGGTTGCAATAAGTGTGTCTTCATGTGGAAACTTCTGCTATACCACTCAAAACATTGCAATGACGAAGACTGTAAGGTTCCCAGATGCAG GGATATAAAAGCATATGTGGCTGAGAAGGTGAAGCTTGCTGGTCCTGTGTTGTAG
- the LOC112895143 gene encoding probable carboxylesterase 16, producing MPSVGVKIYSVFFKLWLRHRLQSLAAAGGGPDPAAAAFGVSCRPDEATAPANPAFSAADGVASKDLHIDPNSSLSVRIFLPTPPPHAHLLAHSRRASDPTPAPASNGAAPYRGYLPHAVSSPRAPASARRRLPIVVQFHGGGFATGSSSATANDAFCRRVAKLCDAIVVAVGYRLAPESRYPAAFEDGVKVLKWIAKQANLAMMSKVGGGVDTFGASTVEPWIAAHGDPARCVLLGASCGANIADYVTRKVVEGSKPFDPIKVVAQVLMYPFFIGSVPTHSEIRLANSYFYDKSTCILAWRLFLSEKEFNLDHPAANPLAPGRGGPPLKCMPPTLTVIAEHDWMRDRAIAYSEELRKVNVDSPVLDYKDTVHEFATLDVFLKTPQAQACAEDIAIWMKKYISLRGHEFSY from the exons ATGCCGAGCGTCGGCGTGAAGATCTACAGCGTCTTCTTCAAGCTCTggctccgccaccgcctccagtcgcttgccgccgccgggggcggccccgaccccgccgcggccgccttCGGGGTCTCCTGCCGCCCCGACGAGGCCACCGCGCCCGCCAACCCGGCCTTCTCCGCCGCCGACGGGGTCGCCTCCAAGGACCTCCACATCGACCCCAACTCCTCGCTCTCCGTCCGCATCTTCctccccacgccgccgccccacgcGCACCTCCTCGCCCACTCGCGCCGCGCCAGCGACCCCACCCCGGCCCCCGCGTCCAACGGCGCCGCGCCGTACCGCGGGTACCTCCCGCACGCCGTCtcctcgccgcgcgcgccggcgtCGGCGCGCCGGAGGCTGCCCATCGTCGTGCAGTTCCACGGCGGCGGGTTCGCCACCGGGAGCAGCAGCGCCACCGCCAACGACGCCTTCTGCAGGAGGGTGGCCAAGCTCTGCGACGCCATCGTCGTGGCGGTGGGATACAGGCTCGCACCGGAGAGCCGGTACCCTGCCGCGTTTGAGGACGGGGTCAAGGTTCTTAAGTGGATCGCCAAGCAGGCCAATCTGGCAATGATGAGCAAGGTTGGGGGTGGTGTGGACACGTTCGGTGCGTCCACTGTTGAGCCGTGGATTGCTGCACATGGTGATCCAGCAAG ATGTGTTCTACTTGGTGCAAGTTGTGGTGCCAATATTGCAGATTATGTAACTCGGAAGGTGGTCGAAGGTAGCAAGCCATTCGACCCGATTAAGGTTGTCGCACAAGTTCTGATGTACCCCTTCTTCATAGGGAGTGTTCCGACTCACTCAGAAATAAGGCTTGCTAACTCGTACTTCTATGACAAGTCCACATGTATACTTGCTTGGAGATTATTTTTGTCAGAGAAAGAATTCAACCTAGACCACCCTGCGGCCAATCCTCTGGCTCCTGGCAGAGGAGGCCCCCCACTGAAGTGCATGCCTCCGACCTTGACAGTCATTGCTGAGCATGACTGGATGAGAGATCGAGCGATTGCTTACTCTGAGGAACTCCGCAAGGTTAATGTCGACTCACCGGTTCTCGACTACAAGGATACAGTTCACGAGTTTGCAACCCTGGATGTTTTCCTAAAGACTCCACAAGCCCAGGCCTGTGCTGAGGACATTGCCATATGGATGAAGAAATACATATCCCTCCGAGGGCATGAGTTCTCGTATTAG